From one Vicia villosa cultivar HV-30 ecotype Madison, WI unplaced genomic scaffold, Vvil1.0 ctg.000032F_1_1_3, whole genome shotgun sequence genomic stretch:
- the LOC131622591 gene encoding uncharacterized protein LOC131622591, whose product MFEMGAHEETLVEAALRVLNTADPFEKARLGDSVASRWLDGSIAEPYKPSIDLHVPDRPARLSSVKLVPPGLMPKLGKAGSLQSRVNIVHSLTHTESWAVDLSWDIIARFGKQEAMPREFFTDFVKVAQDEGRHFTLLAARLKELGSDYGALPAHDGLWDSASATSKDLLSRLAIEHCVHEARGLDVLPTTISRFRNGDDDTTADLLETVVYPEEITHCAAGVKWFKYLCQRSGNLASEQENYAVENGTTTEENEVISKFHSIVRTYFRGPLKPPFNEAARKAAGFGPEWYEPLAVKVPNAQ is encoded by the exons ATGTTTGAGATGGGGGCCCACGAAGAAACCTTGGTGGAAGCAGCGCTCCGAGTTCTCAACACCGCCGACCCGTTCGAGAAGGCGCGACTCGGTGACTCAGTGGCTTCCCGGTGGCTCGATGGCTCCATCGCCGAACCCTACAAACCTTCTATCGACCTTCACGTCCCTGATCGCCCAGCAAGGCTATCCAGC GTGAAGTTGGTGCCTCCGGGTCTCATGCCGAAGCTTGGTAAAGCAGGAAGCTTGCAAAGCAGGGTAAACATTGTACATAGCCTTACTCACACTGAAAGCTGGGCTGTTGACCTCTCTTGG GATATAATAGCTCGTTTCGGTAAGCAAGAGGCAATGCCTAGAGAATTCTTTACAGATTTCGTAAAGGTAGCTCAGGATGAAGGGAGACACTTCACTCTTCTTGCTGCGCGACTTAAGGAGTTAGGTTCTGATTATGGAGCACTACCAGCTCACGATGGCCTTTGGGATTCTGCCAGTGCTACTTCTAAGGATTTATTATCACGATTAGCAATTGAACATTGCGTCCACGAG GCCAGAGGACTTGATGTGTTGCCTACAACAATCTCACGATTTCGCAATGGTGACGATGACACTACAGCAGACTTACTTGAAACTGTAGTTTATCCAGAAGAAATTACACATTGTGCTGCCGGAGTCAAATGGTTCAAGTATCTATGTCAGAGGTCTGGAAATCTAGCCTCAGAGCAAGAAAATTATGCAGTGGAAAATGGAACAACAACAGAGGAGAATGAAGTGATTTCAAAGTTTCATTCAATAGTGAGGACATATTTCAGAGGACCTTTAAAACCACCTTTTAATGAGGCAGCAAGAAAAGCTGCTGGATTTGGTCCTGAATGGTATGAACCTCTTGCTGTTAAAGTGCCCAATGCACAATAA